The genomic region GCCACTCTTGTGTACTGTATCTACTCCCCGCGGGGTCAGATGTTGTAGCTCGCGGATCTTCGAAGGTATAGTGCTTGTCTCGCTGTATGCAACGTTAGCGCAGTACCGGGCCACGGCATGATCAGTACTTACAGTATCGATCGACCAGTACGTCAAACCTTTCGCATCGACGCTGCTCTTGCAGGTCGATGCATTTGCAGTGAGGTTGATCTCGAGCTTGGCCTTCTTCTCATTACCACCTGCCGCTGCGACTACAAGTCTTGCGCTTGACGTGATTAAGACCAGCCTCTCTCGCTTCCTCATCGTGTTGCTGCTGAAGAACCGGGAGAATTTGGGTTTCTCCGATGGCGTCTGCGGATCTCCATGCTTGCTACTAGGGCTTGACGCCAACGGCGCTGTTGTCACAACCAGGTTACCCAACTTCAATATTCGTTCATTGTTGTGCGTGAGGACAGGTGACCAGTCGATATCCAGTTGACTGGGCGGCGGAAGTTCTGTCACATTCTGCAGGTTGGGTCTTCTTGCTGGTGCCTGTTGCGGTGGTCCGCTCGCAGTCTGCATGGCTGCAGCCGCTCCTGCGCTAGCCAGAGCATTGCTGCTACCGTTGTTCTTCACTCCGCCATTGAGCTTGATCGGTTCAGGGGCGGGTGGTACGTATGGCTTCAACCTAGGCGCGTTCTGCTTCCACAAGGACTTGCCCCATTGTACACCTTCAAAGAACCTGTGATTCTTGATGTGTTCGATAGGCAATCTGTTGGCAGGTTCCAGGACCAGAAGCCTTTCGATGAGGTCACGCGCCACTTCTGGGAAGCCATCCGGAAAGGTGTAGTCCAGCGCAAGAATCTTCTGAAACGTGAGATATTCGTTGGCAGCCTTGAACGGAGGCCGTCCCGCTAGTAACTGGTAGACAATGCAGCCAAATGCCCACAGATCAGATGACTTGCAGGCGTTCTTATCACGTAAAAGCTCCGGGCTAACGTACTCGGCTGTTCCTACAAAAGACACAGCTCGGTCTGTCTCAGCTCCATCTGTTGGTGCGCCTGACGACCCTCCGGCAGTGTTCTGTCCAGGTCGCGGATCTGGAAGTATCTTTGCAGTCCCGAAGTCTGTGATCTTCACGTGCATGTCCTTGTCCAAGAGTACGTTCTCCGGCTTCAGATCGCGATGGATGATGCCTCGGCTATGCATGTATGCTATACTGTCCAGAATCTCGGCGCTGTAAAATCGTGTGCACTCCACGTCAAAGGTTCCCATTTTCTTCAGCACGCCCAACAGCTCACCGCCTGATGCCACGTCCAGTACGAAGTATAACGACCGCTCGTCCTGGAACGTGTAGTATAGTCGCACAACGCCGGGGTGTTCTGTTAGCCGGTTGAGGGTGTCTCGTTCAATGTTCACGTATTTGACCTTCTTCTCCTTGATAATGTGTCGCTTGTCCAAGACTTTGATGGCATACTCCTTCAGATTCTGCCGGTCGGTAGCTGCCAGCACAGTCGAGTAAGAGCCCTCTCCCAGTGTTCGGCCAAAATTGAAATCCTTCACGCCCTTCTTTACAGTCCGAGACTGGGTCTGACCTGACGCGTCGACCTCCCGTTGTGTCCCAACCGCAGCCCCTCTTTCTCGCCAATCCTCTGCTGATCTCGGCATTGGGGCTGACCCTGAATACGGCTGTTCAGCACTGTCATAGCCACCAGTGGATGTTGAGCTCCCTGTAGGCGCTCGTCCCCTTCGCGAATTCCTCCGCGGTGGCAGAGGTCCGTTGCCGTTTCCGCGACTCATCGGTGTACCGGGCTGCCTGTACGTCCTGCTGTCTCCTCTTTGCGGTACCGATCCCATCAACTGCCTGGCTCCCCTCGACCCGCTCCTTGCTAGACCTCCCATGTTGCCATCCGAGGAGCCCATGTCGTCCCTGTATCTATACTGAGGATGGCTAGACATTCCCGAGCTCGACGAGTTGTTCATCTGCGTGTACATGCCGCTGATTGGCCGTGAGCCTGCTCCTTGCACACTTGGCTGTCTGTATGGCACATTGTAGCCGGAAGGATGTGATTGATATTGGCCTGGCTGTGGAGGCTGCTGCGCCTGCGGGTTCAAGGTCATACTCGTGCGGTGACTTAGCCGCCTGTCCGCAAACTCTCCCTGCTGGGTATTGGGGGACCGCGAGGGCGGCGGCGGTGAGGGATTGGACGTCTGCAGGCTGTAGCTGTCCGGGTCGAAGCCCAATCCTGAGTCCTGGCTGTCGGTTTCATGGGAGAGGGTCGGGAGCAGATTGGTCCTCCGTGCATCGGTCACAGTGCTCTCGGAGGAATGTGAAGAGGGCGGCGGTGGTCGTGCATTGGGGGTCGTCGGCGAGGTGGGCGAGGTGAGTGCTTCGGAGTCGTCGTGGTCGTCCGGGTTGGCAATGCGCAGGCCGCCCAATGACTGCGACAGGCTCAAGTCGGCGTTCATGATGGGCGGTATAGCGGCAGTGCGTGTGGCTGCCGCGCGAGGAGTGTAGAGGTATACGGGTAGCCGGCGGACCGCATCACATTGGGAGCGAGCGCACGCGTCTCGAGAGTGCTTGCCCAGCAGCAGAGCAACGGGGGTCACAGGGTAGGGTAGATGTGGTGGGTGAAGCTGCTCCGTTCCCGTCTTTTGCTGGTAGCACAAACACCGCTGGCCGGCGACGTATGTAAGAATCGGGCTGTGGGATGTGCAACTCGACGACGATGACTGACTGCTGCTAAGTTCTAACTGCTCTCAGGGTTGCTAACGATGCCAACGACGACCCGCCAAGACGAGCGCGCAGGCAAGCAGGGATGGCTCTTCGTCATGTGGCTTGCTCGCAACATTACATGTATTATTAATTTATTAAACCCTCTCGAGTTTCAGCGTCTATTTACATCCTCTACTCCTCTACCTCCCTCGTCGTCTGGCCCTGATCGTATACTACTCGACCCTTCATACCAAACACAGCTCCCTCGCTGCCTCTGGCCTACGTACGCACACGAGGACTTGGCCACCGAGGCCACACCGTCCCCCGGTTCATTCGCGGCAGGATCCGCAGTACACGCTGCCACAAACAGCCTTCATTCTCCATTGGCACGATTGGACAGCTGTCGCGCCTGTTCCTGCGTGCTGCACCAGCACCACGAGACTCGCAGACGTTGCAGCCTGAATCATGTGGCAAGCCACCAGTTCACCGCTTTCAGGAGACACAGAAAATCGTCAGAGAGGCGTGAGAGGTTGCCTTTGGACCTTGAGACAGTCGCACGCTTCCATGGTCTCACAAGACGACAAAGGTGATCAAGTAGAACAGCCTAGTGTGGACTATGTTGATATGGTATTGGTAGTGCGGCAGAGCGCTTGTGTGTGTGTGCAGAACCCGCTGCAGCTGCTGCATACACAATGACATGCAAACACTTCGCGATACGCCCTTCCCATGCCTATCCATGAGTAAACTTGGTTTTCAGTCGAAGAGCATACGCAGCGTCGATCGTGGCAGAGCGCGTGATGGCTATGTCTACTGAGATTTTGGTCTTACAGGCACAAATATATCAAAGCAGTGTGTCGCCGAGCTGCTTCAACACCTCGACCAAAACATGCGTCAAGACAGCCTTGACGCTTTCCCGCCACCCGGATGTCTCGGTCTTTGGCCATGAATGCCTGGAGGCTGCATAAAAGCGTGGGCAGCCCTTTGACAACATTAAAGAATCAACTGATAGACTCCGAAAGTCCTGTGACTCACGAACAGACTGTCGAGAGATGCTGGGACTCAACAACGCCAGGAACCCGAAATATTCGATTGATGTATCCGTCGGTACTAACAAGCGCATGAGAGCGGCGGTGGACATCCGCGCAGGAGCTTGCATTCTGGAAGAGCGGCCTCTGTTCAAGCTAGATATCGCACTCTCGAGACTTTATGATATCAAGTCTGTCACGAATGAGGAGGTGGTACCCAATGGCGTCAAAATACTTCAAATCGAATTCGCTCGAGCCGATTATCCTACCAAGCAGAAGATCATTGGCCTGTACCATGGGCTCGACCTCACGGAAATCGCCAACCTGCCCCTTGACGAACAAGCCCATACCTTGTTGACAGCCATCATCAAGCTCAATGCATGGAGTGTGATTGAACAAGTCGATGGCCAGGAGCACACGATCCTTATCATGTACAACGAGTTGAGCCGGATCAATAACTCATGTACACCCAACGCGATGATATCTTGGAATGCCGTAACAGGGCGCGGCAGCCTGCATGCATTGCAAGATATCACTACCAATACAGAGATCACCATAGAGTATCTCGCTGAGCCAAAAGACTGCTTCCAGAAGAAGACCGATCGCATCGCCGCTATCAAAGAAGCCTATCGCTTCACTGCGATTGTCCGGTGTGTGCTCCTGCGGGCAATACCGACAATAATCGCAGACGGATAGCGAGAGGGGCGTACGAGGAATCTCAAGACGATGCAGTCACAGCAAACCAAACAGTCCAGGCTGTCAGAGCTCGCAGAATCGCCGCTTGTGGTCGCTACATCACCGCCCTAGGCGTTATGAACATAAAAGACATGAAGCTGGCAAACGCATGGGAAACCCTCCATGATCTGCACAAAGACGACTATGTTGCAGCACAGGCCTCGAACGACTCCAGTCATTGCAATGCTTGTAGTACAGACCTTACCCCGAACGGCCACATAACCAAAGCGATTGAAGTCATCGACAAGGCCTGCGAAACTCA from Fulvia fulva chromosome 10, complete sequence harbors:
- a CDS encoding Serine/threonine-protein kinase ksg1 — its product is MNADLSLSQSLGGLRIANPDDHDDSEALTSPTSPTTPNARPPPPSSHSSESTVTDARRTNLLPTLSHETDSQDSGLGFDPDSYSLQTSNPSPPPPSRSPNTQQGEFADRRLSHRTSMTLNPQAQQPPQPGQYQSHPSGYNVPYRQPSVQGAGSRPISGMYTQMNNSSSSGMSSHPQYRYRDDMGSSDGNMGGLARSGSRGARQLMGSVPQRGDSRTYRQPGTPMSRGNGNGPLPPRRNSRRGRAPTGSSTSTGGYDSAEQPYSGSAPMPRSAEDWRERGAAVGTQREVDASGQTQSRTVKKGVKDFNFGRTLGEGSYSTVLAATDRQNLKEYAIKVLDKRHIIKEKKVKYVNIERDTLNRLTEHPGVVRLYYTFQDERSLYFVLDVASGGELLGVLKKMGTFDVECTRFYSAEILDSIAYMHSRGIIHRDLKPENVLLDKDMHVKITDFGTAKILPDPRPGQNTAGGSSGAPTDGAETDRAVSFVGTAEYVSPELLRDKNACKSSDLWAFGCIVYQLLAGRPPFKAANEYLTFQKILALDYTFPDGFPEVARDLIERLLVLEPANRLPIEHIKNHRFFEGVQWGKSLWKQNAPRLKPYVPPAPEPIKLNGGVKNNGSSNALASAGAAAAMQTASGPPQQAPARRPNLQNVTELPPPSQLDIDWSPVLTHNNERILKLGNLVVTTAPLASSPSSKHGDPQTPSEKPKFSRFFSSNTMRKRERLVLITSSARLVVAAAGGNEKKAKLEINLTANASTCKSSVDAKGLTYWSIDTRDKHYTFEDPRATTSDPAGSRYSTQEWLDAVQQAQEVALATSVTNSYSGESMLNDVTASAVSSPADSLGGDAILPMSGPSAGERHNLRHTLRKNTEDESLKGRDKRHRFSKRNSKSGLAAVF